A genomic window from Desulfovibrio gilichinskyi includes:
- a CDS encoding two-component system sensor histidine kinase NtrB: MLDSLLREKHCDFIGILGNPMVISSLLNLLRDRENEVDDIKLVAGVLVDCKTNDSNAEFDIPIYEQVEEMLKSHPEITMLFELSGDLSRVKLLREILPAHISLVELPAARFFLKLQATDRLWIACKVDLMQTQALFKNVVDQLPEDILIVGSNGMIVDCNKHFSNLIGEDTRNIRGNNPLKYYKFLANVCPIKDGIIDVKSMAKGKLEELMFSEEDSEGKLNFYRIYIYPISDEQRGEVVQLVVMRRNITERTLMEQRVRQSERMATVGELAAYVAHEIRNPLVAMGGFAKVLMNNTSIDQDGHKKIGIIFEESKRLETLLKEVLSFVRSHEGEITAFNLNDEAESAVNLMALECKEKGIELELDLDSQNPAGQGGAEQVKQCLINLIMNAMEAMDEGGVIRVATGVTKDKVWLKVSDNGPGIPAAKRDLVFDPFYSTKINGNGLGLPMVKKIMEEFGGEIEMVSREGEGTTVSLILPPPLTVA; this comes from the coding sequence ATGCTTGATAGCCTATTGCGTGAAAAACATTGTGATTTCATCGGAATTCTAGGCAATCCTATGGTGATATCTTCACTCCTCAATCTTCTGCGGGACCGCGAAAACGAAGTGGATGATATTAAATTGGTTGCAGGAGTACTTGTCGACTGTAAAACAAACGATTCAAATGCTGAATTTGATATTCCCATATATGAACAGGTTGAGGAAATGCTTAAGTCTCATCCTGAAATAACTATGCTTTTTGAACTTTCAGGTGACCTTTCACGTGTAAAACTTCTTCGTGAAATTTTGCCTGCACATATATCTCTTGTTGAACTTCCGGCCGCGCGTTTTTTCTTAAAACTGCAAGCCACTGATCGTCTATGGATAGCCTGTAAAGTCGACTTAATGCAGACTCAGGCCTTGTTTAAAAACGTGGTTGATCAGCTTCCTGAAGATATTTTGATTGTAGGTTCTAATGGAATGATCGTGGACTGTAATAAACATTTTTCAAATTTAATCGGGGAAGACACTAGAAACATACGGGGTAACAATCCTTTAAAATATTATAAGTTTCTTGCAAATGTCTGCCCTATAAAAGATGGGATTATTGATGTTAAGTCCATGGCAAAAGGAAAACTCGAAGAATTGATGTTCTCGGAAGAAGATTCTGAAGGTAAACTTAATTTTTATAGAATTTATATTTATCCTATCTCCGATGAGCAACGAGGAGAGGTTGTTCAGCTTGTTGTGATGCGCAGAAATATTACTGAAAGAACTCTTATGGAGCAAAGAGTACGGCAGTCTGAAAGGATGGCTACTGTCGGTGAACTTGCTGCATACGTTGCCCATGAGATTCGTAACCCTCTTGTGGCTATGGGGGGATTCGCAAAAGTTTTGATGAATAATACGTCTATTGATCAGGACGGTCATAAAAAAATAGGTATAATTTTTGAAGAGTCTAAGCGTCTGGAGACTCTCTTAAAAGAAGTTTTGAGTTTCGTACGGTCACATGAAGGTGAAATAACAGCTTTTAATCTTAATGATGAAGCTGAAAGCGCAGTAAATTTGATGGCACTTGAATGTAAAGAAAAAGGGATTGAGCTTGAACTGGATCTTGACTCGCAAAATCCGGCAGGACAAGGCGGGGCTGAACAAGTAAAGCAATGCTTAATTAATTTGATAATGAATGCCATGGAAGCTATGGATGAAGGTGGGGTGATCCGTGTTGCAACCGGAGTGACCAAAGATAAAGTATGGCTGAAAGTCAGTGACAACGGCCCCGGAATTCCGGCCGCAAAGCGCGATTTGGTCTTTGATCCTTTCTATTCTACTAAAATTAATGGAAATGGTTTAGGGTTGCCGATGGTTAAAAAAATAATGGAAGAGTTCGGAGGCGAAATTGAAATGGTAAGCCGTGAGGGAGAAGGAACAACCGTATCATTGATTTTGCCGCCGCCTCTGACGGTTGCGTAA
- a CDS encoding XTP/dITP diphosphatase, which translates to MKTVVLATSNKGKIAEFKELLKDFDLTVKGLDDYPEIGEIPEPGETFLENSIIKAQTVANITGLIAVADDSGLEVDALDGRPGVYSARYSGEGATPAKNNCKLLEELKGVEEAKRTARFVCVMVAATPDNIRIQSRGEWNGRIAFELSGAEGFGYDPLFFDPELGCVAAEMTRETKNSRSHRGKALRSLMAQWADFQKKVNG; encoded by the coding sequence TTGAAAACAGTAGTTCTTGCTACCAGTAATAAAGGAAAGATCGCTGAATTTAAAGAGCTTCTTAAAGACTTCGATCTCACAGTGAAAGGTCTTGATGATTATCCCGAGATCGGTGAAATCCCTGAACCCGGTGAGACTTTTCTGGAAAATTCCATAATCAAGGCTCAGACTGTCGCTAATATAACAGGTCTTATTGCCGTTGCTGACGATTCCGGTCTGGAAGTTGATGCACTTGACGGAAGGCCGGGTGTATATTCCGCAAGATACAGCGGAGAAGGTGCAACTCCCGCAAAGAATAATTGTAAACTTCTTGAAGAACTTAAAGGTGTGGAGGAAGCAAAACGCACGGCCCGTTTCGTGTGTGTGATGGTTGCCGCCACTCCTGACAATATCCGTATACAAAGCCGCGGAGAATGGAACGGGCGTATCGCTTTTGAGCTTTCAGGAGCTGAAGGGTTCGGCTACGATCCGTTATTTTTTGACCCTGAACTCGGCTGCGTTGCTGCTGAAATGACGCGCGAAACTAAAAATTCACGTTCACACAGAGGCAAGGCTTTAAGATCGCTTATGGCTCAATGGGCTGATTTTCAAAAGAAGGTCAACGGTTGA
- the glmS gene encoding glutamine--fructose-6-phosphate transaminase (isomerizing), whose amino-acid sequence MCGIIGYAGHRPAVPLIVEGLRRLEYRGYDSAGVATVQNKEIDLVRASGKLAALDEKLAHINVTNSTFGVGHTRWATHGIPVEKNAHPHLDHDKKIAMIHNGIIENYQEIKADLLTKGYEFRSDTDSEVLVNLIAEGRKHTETMLKAISWALNQVEGAYAIALVCVDEPGIVYAARVSSPLVMGVGVGENFVASDIPAFLPYTREVVFIEDGELVKITSASWEVFRADTLEPVEKEVRTINWDVQAAQKGGHKHFMIKEIFEQPKVISDCLAGRIDTNKCEVVLPEIAEMEPPERLHIIACGTSYHAGLWGKNLIEQWAKIPVDVEIASEFRYRDPILSKGSLALAISQSGETADTLAGIKLAKQKGLQILGLCNVVGSSVARESDYIMYTQAGPEISVASTKAMCSQLTALLLLALYWGRRKGTIDDETYNRAVKDLRNIPSILDAELPAMRSRAKELCREYSEASSFFYLGRGLCFPLALEGALKLKEISYIHAEGYAAGEMKHGPIALIDPNFPTFALALKDDLFPKVKSNLVEVQARGGEIIALTNPGVELDVEHRWILPEVWGPLNAFMALPALQLFAYETADYLGKDVDQPRNLAKSVTVE is encoded by the coding sequence ATGTGCGGAATTATAGGATATGCCGGACACCGTCCTGCGGTGCCTTTGATAGTTGAAGGGTTAAGAAGGCTTGAGTATCGCGGATATGATTCTGCGGGTGTTGCAACTGTACAGAATAAAGAAATTGATCTTGTCCGTGCATCAGGCAAGCTTGCCGCGCTTGACGAGAAACTGGCTCATATCAATGTAACCAATTCCACTTTCGGAGTCGGGCATACACGCTGGGCCACTCACGGTATTCCTGTTGAAAAAAATGCTCACCCTCATCTTGATCATGATAAAAAAATAGCCATGATCCATAACGGGATTATTGAGAATTATCAGGAAATTAAAGCAGACCTCCTTACTAAAGGGTATGAATTCCGCTCTGATACTGATTCAGAAGTTTTGGTGAACCTTATTGCCGAGGGCCGTAAACATACTGAAACCATGCTTAAAGCGATTTCGTGGGCTCTTAATCAGGTTGAAGGCGCGTATGCAATTGCGCTTGTCTGTGTTGATGAGCCCGGAATAGTCTATGCCGCCCGTGTTTCCAGCCCGCTGGTCATGGGTGTCGGAGTCGGTGAAAATTTCGTGGCTTCCGATATTCCTGCATTCCTTCCTTACACTCGCGAAGTTGTTTTCATCGAGGACGGAGAACTGGTCAAGATTACTTCCGCATCATGGGAGGTCTTCAGGGCTGACACTCTTGAGCCTGTTGAAAAAGAAGTCCGTACTATAAACTGGGATGTTCAGGCCGCGCAAAAGGGCGGGCATAAACATTTCATGATTAAAGAAATTTTTGAACAGCCTAAAGTCATTTCAGACTGTCTGGCCGGTCGTATCGATACTAATAAGTGTGAAGTTGTCCTGCCTGAAATTGCAGAGATGGAGCCGCCGGAAAGGTTGCACATCATTGCTTGCGGAACTTCATACCATGCCGGACTCTGGGGTAAAAATCTCATTGAACAGTGGGCAAAAATCCCGGTAGATGTCGAAATTGCTTCGGAATTCCGCTATCGCGATCCTATTTTGAGCAAAGGAAGTCTTGCACTTGCGATCAGTCAGTCCGGCGAAACTGCCGACACCTTGGCAGGTATCAAACTTGCTAAACAAAAAGGTCTGCAGATTCTAGGTCTTTGTAATGTTGTCGGTTCCAGTGTTGCCCGTGAATCTGATTATATTATGTATACACAGGCCGGTCCTGAGATAAGTGTTGCATCCACCAAGGCCATGTGCAGCCAGCTAACAGCATTGCTTTTGCTGGCTCTTTACTGGGGAAGACGCAAAGGAACGATTGATGATGAAACCTACAATCGCGCGGTTAAAGATTTACGCAATATTCCTTCAATACTTGACGCAGAACTTCCTGCAATGCGCAGTAGGGCAAAAGAACTATGCCGTGAATATTCCGAGGCAAGCAGCTTTTTCTATTTAGGACGCGGGCTATGTTTCCCGCTTGCTCTTGAAGGAGCTTTGAAGCTTAAGGAAATTTCATATATTCACGCAGAAGGATACGCCGCCGGCGAAATGAAGCACGGTCCAATCGCGTTGATTGATCCTAATTTCCCGACATTTGCTTTGGCCTTAAAGGATGATCTGTTTCCTAAAGTGAAATCCAATCTCGTAGAAGTTCAGGCCAGAGGCGGAGAAATTATAGCCCTCACCAATCCCGGAGTGGAACTTGATGTTGAACACCGCTGGATCCTGCCGGAAGTTTGGGGACCGCTCAATGCGTTCATGGCACTTCCGGCATTACAGCTGTTTGCATACGAAACAGCTGACTACTTAGGAAAAGATGTTGACCAGCCTCGAAACCTCGCAAAATCCGTAACTGTTGAATAA
- a CDS encoding TnsA endonuclease C-terminal domain-containing protein: protein MAKIKSEKIELKFQRWIKEGRGTGHGHEYIPWIKVRDISSRGRSHRIYGFKSQRTHHLLSDLELAIFLSLEWGEHTVDIREQFPLRREETLELAAEARIDHPSFCGTPHYMTSDFLVNTKRDSLPKFVIQAKYTKDFSDPRTVEKLELERRYWVTKQIPWFLITELEISQAVFSNIEWLYPSQGDEISAKTLVKQAENYAYCFEQEPDSKIIDITKSLDVAYQLPKGESLLELRQLLAKRFFVFDISKSYLKLRANELEMADFDMLLEAVNV, encoded by the coding sequence ATGGCAAAAATTAAGAGTGAAAAAATTGAATTGAAGTTTCAAAGATGGATCAAAGAGGGACGTGGTACCGGACATGGCCATGAATATATTCCGTGGATCAAGGTTAGGGATATTTCATCGCGAGGAAGGTCTCATAGAATTTATGGATTTAAATCTCAACGAACGCACCATCTTCTTTCAGATCTGGAATTAGCCATTTTCTTGTCTCTTGAATGGGGGGAGCACACGGTTGATATCAGGGAGCAGTTTCCATTAAGAAGGGAGGAAACTCTTGAGCTTGCTGCCGAAGCACGAATAGACCACCCCTCCTTTTGTGGAACCCCTCATTACATGACTTCTGATTTTCTTGTGAATACAAAAAGGGATTCGCTACCGAAGTTTGTCATACAGGCAAAATATACCAAGGATTTTTCTGATCCAAGAACAGTTGAAAAACTTGAATTAGAAAGACGGTATTGGGTTACAAAGCAAATCCCTTGGTTTCTTATTACTGAGTTGGAGATCTCTCAGGCTGTTTTTAGCAATATTGAATGGTTGTATCCATCGCAAGGTGACGAAATATCTGCTAAAACGTTGGTCAAACAGGCTGAAAATTACGCTTATTGTTTTGAACAGGAACCAGATTCAAAGATTATTGACATAACAAAGTCGTTGGATGTCGCATACCAATTACCGAAAGGAGAGTCTTTATTGGAATTGCGACAACTGTTAGCAAAAAGATTTTTTGTTTTTGATATATCGAAGTCATACCTGAAGCTAAGAGCAAATGAGTTAGAAATGGCAGATTTCGATATGTTGCTGGAGGCTGTAAATGTTTAG